One window of Alkaliphilus metalliredigens QYMF genomic DNA carries:
- the ortA gene encoding 2-amino-4-oxopentanoate thiolase subunit OrtA — MKIEKGTWVRIHDIVMEPSERAPQVPDDTKEVPLEMWIKGFLREEDVKVGDVVSVETITGRIVTGTLVEINPYYDHDFGRCVPELLKIGLQLKEILWGGQSDVK, encoded by the coding sequence ATGAAAATAGAAAAAGGAACATGGGTACGAATTCATGACATCGTCATGGAGCCAAGTGAAAGAGCACCCCAGGTACCAGATGATACCAAGGAAGTTCCCTTGGAAATGTGGATTAAGGGATTTTTACGAGAAGAAGATGTGAAAGTAGGGGATGTTGTTTCAGTGGAAACGATTACAGGACGGATCGTCACGGGCACGTTAGTGGAAATCAACCCCTATTATGATCATGATTTTGGCAGATGCGTTCCTGAATTACTAAAAATAGGCCTTCAATTAAAAGAAATTTTATGGGGAGGGCAATCCGATGTCAAATAA
- the ord gene encoding 2,4-diaminopentanoate dehydrogenase: MENIKVIIWGFGAMGSGMAEMLLKKKGVEIVGICDRNAKRVGKNMYDLLELDATQYAPVIITNKIEDIVKEGAADVAILATDSFTRGAFDKIKLMLENKINVISTAEEMAYPQAQEPELAAEMDKIAKKNGVTVLGTGINPGFVLDLLILALTGTCEEVEHIKAARINDLAPFGKAVMEEQGVGLTLEDFEAGVKSGKVAGHVGFPESIQMVADGIGWEVEKIDQTREPIMTNVYRETKYAQVEAGNVAGCRQCGYATVDGEVKIEMEHPQQILPEKEGVDTGDYIWIKGTPNINMQIKPEIPGGIGTIAMCINMIPHVINAREGLKTMLDLPVPRAIMGDMRDLIQR; this comes from the coding sequence ATGGAAAATATTAAAGTAATTATTTGGGGATTTGGAGCAATGGGTAGTGGTATGGCAGAAATGCTACTTAAGAAAAAGGGAGTCGAAATTGTTGGTATTTGTGATAGAAATGCCAAAAGAGTAGGTAAAAACATGTATGATTTACTAGAATTAGACGCAACACAGTATGCCCCTGTTATCATTACAAATAAAATTGAAGACATTGTTAAAGAAGGGGCAGCAGATGTTGCGATACTGGCCACAGATTCTTTTACCCGTGGGGCCTTCGATAAAATTAAACTTATGTTAGAAAATAAAATTAATGTCATTTCAACTGCAGAAGAGATGGCTTATCCCCAAGCACAAGAACCAGAATTAGCTGCAGAAATGGATAAAATTGCAAAGAAAAATGGTGTAACTGTACTGGGAACAGGAATTAACCCAGGATTTGTATTGGATTTATTAATTCTTGCATTAACAGGAACATGCGAAGAGGTAGAGCATATCAAAGCAGCAAGAATTAACGACTTAGCTCCCTTTGGTAAGGCCGTGATGGAAGAGCAGGGTGTGGGACTCACATTAGAAGACTTCGAGGCAGGGGTTAAATCAGGTAAGGTAGCAGGACACGTAGGTTTTCCTGAGTCTATTCAAATGGTAGCTGATGGCATTGGCTGGGAAGTAGAAAAAATCGATCAGACAAGAGAACCAATTATGACTAACGTATATAGAGAAACAAAGTATGCTCAGGTAGAGGCTGGTAATGTTGCTGGATGCCGTCAATGTGGTTATGCCACAGTAGATGGAGAAGTAAAGATTGAAATGGAACATCCTCAGCAAATTCTTCCTGAAAAAGAAGGCGTTGACACAGGAGATTACATTTGGATTAAAGGAACACCAAACATTAATATGCAAATTAAACCGGAAATTCCAGGTGGTATTGGAACAATCGCAATGTGTATCAATATGATTCCACATGTAATTAACGCAAGAGAAGGACTGAAAACCATGCTCGATTTACCAGTACCAAGAGCTATTATGGGAGATATGAGAGACTTAATACAAAGGTAG
- a CDS encoding sigma-54 interaction domain-containing protein yields MISSKKLYFILDQILQSIDEGVHVVDNKGKTILYNQAMAELEGMKLEEVIGESLLDVFPSLNDETSTLLKVLETQKPIVDQVQTYFNNHSKKITTINTTFPLYQEGEKIGAVEIAKDITKIKNLSDQVLTLQQQLIKPSPPYKSEIKRYTFENLIGKSHIFIEAVQLARRAANTSSSVLIYGETGTGKELFAQSIHYHSNRKKKPFLAENCAAFPESLLEGILFGTIKGGFTGAIDRPGIFEQANGGTILLDEINSMGLQLQGKLLRVLQEGYVRRIGGTKNIPIDVRIIATTNEDPLKAIKEYRLRKDLYFRLNVVNIQLPTLAERPEDIVLLTQNFINKYNERLDKDVWMVSEFMKERFELYSWPGNVRELENVVEGAMNMVQDEHILKQEHFPMYLTSEMKRNKGNIGAKQFAGLPLDSRQSLDEILNDIEMQMIIYAMSESKGNISQTARKLGIKRQTLQHKLKKHKRKEV; encoded by the coding sequence ATGATATCTTCAAAAAAGCTGTATTTTATTTTAGATCAAATTCTTCAGTCAATTGATGAAGGTGTACATGTAGTGGATAATAAGGGGAAGACAATACTGTATAATCAGGCCATGGCTGAACTAGAGGGAATGAAGCTAGAGGAAGTAATAGGTGAAAGTCTTTTAGATGTATTTCCTAGCCTAAATGATGAAACCAGTACATTATTAAAGGTGCTGGAGACACAGAAACCAATTGTTGACCAAGTGCAGACTTATTTTAATAATCATAGTAAAAAAATCACAACAATTAATACAACATTCCCCCTCTATCAAGAAGGGGAAAAAATTGGTGCTGTTGAAATTGCAAAAGACATCACAAAAATCAAAAACCTATCGGATCAAGTTTTAACCTTACAACAGCAGTTGATTAAACCAAGTCCCCCATATAAAAGTGAAATTAAAAGATATACCTTTGAAAACTTAATTGGCAAAAGCCACATTTTTATAGAAGCAGTCCAGTTAGCCAGAAGAGCTGCCAACACCTCGTCAAGCGTCCTCATATATGGTGAGACAGGAACTGGAAAAGAGCTATTTGCTCAAAGTATCCATTATCACAGTAATAGAAAGAAGAAACCATTTTTAGCAGAAAACTGTGCAGCTTTTCCAGAATCACTCCTGGAAGGCATTCTATTTGGAACAATAAAGGGAGGGTTTACAGGAGCAATTGATCGTCCGGGTATTTTTGAGCAAGCAAATGGTGGAACGATCCTATTAGACGAGATAAACTCAATGGGATTACAGCTACAGGGTAAGTTACTACGGGTGTTACAAGAAGGATATGTAAGACGAATTGGTGGAACAAAAAATATTCCTATTGATGTCAGAATTATTGCAACAACCAATGAAGACCCCTTAAAGGCCATTAAAGAATACAGGCTTAGGAAGGACCTATATTTCCGTTTGAACGTTGTTAACATCCAACTCCCAACCCTAGCAGAACGACCTGAGGATATTGTACTATTGACGCAAAACTTTATTAATAAATATAATGAGCGTCTTGATAAGGATGTTTGGATGGTATCGGAATTTATGAAGGAGCGGTTTGAACTTTATTCTTGGCCTGGAAATGTCAGGGAACTTGAAAATGTAGTAGAAGGGGCTATGAACATGGTTCAGGATGAACATATTCTAAAACAAGAACATTTCCCTATGTATTTGACTTCAGAAATGAAGCGAAATAAAGGCAATATAGGTGCAAAGCAATTTGCAGGCTTGCCCCTGGACAGTAGACAGTCGTTAGACGAAATATTGAATGATATCGAGATGCAGATGATTATTTATGCAATGAGTGAGTCCAAGGGCAATATAAGCCAAACCGCTAGGAAATTAGGAATAAAGAGACAAACCTTACAACATAAACTAAAAAAACATAAGAGGAAAGAAGTATAA
- the aspS gene encoding aspartate--tRNA ligase: MMSIMNMKRSHMAGSLRTEHIGETVTLTGWVQKRRDLGGLIFVDIRDRSGMSQVVFDKDISQEAFNQAETLGSEYVISARGKVFKRHSVNPNMPTGEVEIFVDTLEVLNTAETTPIYIKDDDDVGENLRLKYRYLDLRKSSMQKNLMLRHTVSKIVRNFLSDEGFIEVETPMLTKPTPEGARDYLVPSRVNPGKFFALPQSPQLFKQLLMVSGMERYFQIVKCFRDEDLRADRQPEFTQIDCEMSFVDQQDIIEMNENLLKKVFKDALDIDIQLPFPQMPYDEAMERYGSDKPDIRFDFELVDLGEIVKESGFKVFSSAIQNGGFVKAINVKGYAEQFSRKDITSLEEFVKTYGAKGLAWMKVTAEGVTSPIAKFFNEDETKALLEATDANSGDLLLFVADQPKVVYDSLGHLRIEVAKRLGLLNKEEFKMLWVTDFPLFEYDEEENRYMAMHHPFTSPVDEDIPLLDTHPEKVRAKAYDIVLNGYEIGGGSLRIFSSELQQKMFKTLGFSEEEAWEKFGFLLEAFKYGTPPHGGIAFGLDRLVMILAQEENIRQVIAFPKTQNAICPMTNAPSIADEKQLKELAIRVQLPE, encoded by the coding sequence ATGATGAGTATAATGAATATGAAACGAAGTCATATGGCTGGAAGTTTAAGAACAGAACATATCGGTGAAACAGTTACATTAACAGGATGGGTTCAAAAAAGAAGAGATTTAGGTGGCTTGATTTTTGTCGATATCAGAGATCGCTCTGGTATGTCCCAAGTTGTATTTGATAAAGATATCTCCCAGGAGGCTTTTAATCAAGCGGAAACACTAGGATCAGAATATGTGATTTCTGCTAGGGGGAAAGTTTTCAAACGACATTCAGTTAACCCTAATATGCCCACAGGAGAAGTAGAAATATTTGTAGACACACTAGAAGTATTAAATACCGCAGAGACAACACCCATTTACATTAAAGATGATGATGATGTAGGAGAAAATTTAAGATTAAAGTACCGCTATTTAGATTTAAGAAAGTCGTCAATGCAGAAAAACTTAATGCTTAGACATACGGTGTCAAAAATAGTCAGAAACTTTTTAAGTGATGAAGGGTTTATTGAAGTGGAAACGCCTATGCTGACAAAACCAACGCCAGAAGGGGCAAGAGATTATCTTGTGCCTAGCAGAGTCAATCCAGGGAAGTTCTTTGCCCTACCTCAATCCCCACAGCTTTTTAAGCAACTCCTGATGGTATCTGGAATGGAGCGGTATTTTCAAATTGTGAAATGCTTTAGAGATGAGGATTTACGAGCAGATCGACAACCAGAGTTTACACAAATTGACTGTGAAATGTCCTTTGTTGATCAGCAAGACATTATTGAGATGAATGAAAATCTTTTAAAGAAAGTGTTTAAAGATGCTTTAGACATCGATATTCAATTACCATTTCCACAAATGCCATACGATGAAGCAATGGAACGATACGGTTCTGATAAGCCTGATATCCGCTTTGATTTTGAGTTAGTAGACCTAGGTGAGATTGTTAAGGAATCGGGATTTAAAGTATTTTCCTCAGCAATTCAAAATGGTGGATTTGTGAAGGCCATTAATGTTAAGGGCTATGCAGAGCAATTTAGTAGAAAGGACATTACTAGTCTGGAGGAGTTTGTTAAAACCTACGGAGCCAAGGGACTGGCGTGGATGAAGGTAACAGCAGAAGGGGTGACCTCACCAATTGCAAAGTTTTTCAATGAAGATGAAACCAAGGCATTATTAGAGGCCACCGATGCAAACTCAGGAGATCTACTGCTATTTGTTGCTGACCAACCTAAAGTTGTTTATGACTCATTAGGACATCTTAGGATCGAAGTGGCAAAACGATTAGGACTACTTAATAAAGAAGAGTTTAAAATGCTATGGGTGACAGATTTCCCACTCTTTGAGTATGACGAAGAAGAAAACCGTTATATGGCAATGCATCATCCATTTACATCACCAGTAGATGAGGATATTCCATTACTTGATACTCATCCTGAGAAAGTAAGGGCCAAGGCCTATGATATTGTTCTAAATGGATATGAAATAGGTGGCGGGAGCTTGCGAATTTTCTCATCGGAGCTACAGCAAAAAATGTTTAAAACACTAGGATTTAGCGAAGAAGAGGCCTGGGAAAAATTTGGGTTTTTACTTGAAGCATTTAAATATGGTACACCACCCCATGGTGGAATTGCTTTTGGTTTAGATCGATTGGTGATGATTTTGGCCCAAGAAGAAAATATTCGCCAAGTGATTGCATTTCCCAAAACACAAAATGCAATTTGTCCTATGACAAATGCACCTTCTATTGCAGATGAAAAGCAATTGAAAGAACTTGCAATTAGAGTGCAATTACCAGAATAA
- a CDS encoding threonine/serine exporter family protein, with amino-acid sequence MVSRKKIVVLALFAGEIMLKSGAETYRVEDTINRICKSRGFHYVECFVTPTGIFVSVDSKGEDQGEIISYIKRIKSRSINLNKISEVNDFSRRFVGSEIPIEEGMKQLRLIDKIKPYPPYLRSIAGGIASLFVVLLFGGNFLESLAAFFTSICITYTLYFFIDCGFTPFLTHISGGVVASLLAIVFSYTHPSINVDNVVIGALMIMVPGVAITNAVRDSIAGDLLSGLARAAEALIIATSIAFGVGFTLKLWMIMMGGTLV; translated from the coding sequence ATGGTCAGTCGAAAAAAAATCGTTGTTTTGGCTTTATTTGCAGGTGAAATCATGCTGAAAAGTGGGGCTGAAACATATCGCGTAGAAGATACGATTAACCGAATTTGCAAATCTAGAGGTTTTCACTATGTAGAGTGCTTCGTTACGCCAACTGGAATTTTTGTATCCGTTGATAGTAAGGGAGAAGACCAAGGTGAAATTATCTCATATATCAAAAGAATTAAGTCTAGAAGCATCAACCTAAATAAAATATCCGAAGTAAATGACTTTTCCAGACGGTTTGTAGGTAGTGAAATCCCTATAGAAGAAGGCATGAAGCAATTAAGACTCATTGATAAAATCAAGCCTTACCCACCATACCTTCGTTCCATTGCAGGAGGCATCGCTAGTTTATTTGTTGTCTTACTCTTTGGTGGTAACTTTTTAGAATCTTTAGCTGCTTTCTTTACCAGCATTTGTATCACTTATACATTATACTTTTTTATTGATTGTGGATTCACTCCTTTTTTAACACATATCTCTGGTGGTGTGGTTGCTTCCCTATTGGCAATTGTGTTTTCTTATACACATCCTTCCATTAACGTTGATAATGTTGTTATCGGAGCATTAATGATTATGGTACCTGGTGTTGCCATTACCAATGCAGTAAGAGATTCAATTGCTGGCGACCTACTTTCTGGATTAGCCAGAGCTGCAGAGGCGTTGATCATTGCAACCTCTATTGCTTTTGGGGTAGGGTTTACCCTTAAGCTTTGGATGATTATGATGGGGGGGACTCTGGTATGA
- a CDS encoding serine hydroxymethyltransferase → MNFDTLKKFDEEIYEVIQKETKRQRGSIELIASENFVTTAVMEAMGSQLTNKYAEGYPDKRYYGGCEEVDVAENLARNRLKKLFNAEHANVQPHSGANANIGVYFATLEPGDTVLGMNLSHGGHLTHGSPVNISGAYYNFVAYGVDSVTHRIDYEEVMRVAQEAKPKMIVAGASAYPRAIDFKKFREIADAVGAYLMVDMAHIAGLVAVGLHQNPCEYADFVTTTTHKTLRGPRGGAILCKEKYAKIIDKAIFPGLQGGPLMHVIAAKAVAFKEALEPGFKAYQEQVIKNAKALGEELKKQGFDLVSDGTDTHLLLIDLRNKNITGKDAERLFDEVGITVNKNTIPFDPQSPFVTSGIRIGTPAVTTRGMKEEEMKKIAGVMNIIIDHPEKVSEAQKVVDELCNQFKLYE, encoded by the coding sequence ATGAACTTTGACACATTGAAAAAATTTGATGAAGAAATTTATGAAGTCATTCAGAAAGAAACAAAAAGACAAAGAGGAAGCATTGAGTTAATCGCTTCTGAAAATTTTGTAACCACTGCAGTGATGGAAGCTATGGGGAGTCAATTGACTAACAAATATGCAGAGGGTTACCCAGATAAACGATATTATGGTGGATGCGAAGAGGTAGATGTGGCTGAAAATCTAGCTAGGAATCGGTTGAAGAAATTATTTAATGCCGAGCATGCCAATGTACAACCGCACTCTGGCGCAAATGCAAATATTGGTGTATACTTTGCAACATTAGAGCCCGGCGATACTGTGCTAGGTATGAACTTATCCCATGGAGGACACTTAACCCATGGAAGTCCAGTAAATATCTCTGGTGCTTATTATAACTTTGTTGCTTATGGTGTAGACAGTGTAACCCACCGAATTGATTATGAAGAAGTAATGAGAGTGGCCCAAGAAGCAAAGCCAAAGATGATTGTTGCCGGTGCAAGTGCCTACCCTAGAGCAATTGATTTCAAAAAATTTAGAGAAATTGCTGATGCAGTTGGGGCCTATTTAATGGTTGATATGGCTCACATTGCAGGATTAGTGGCAGTGGGATTACATCAAAATCCTTGTGAGTATGCTGATTTTGTTACAACCACTACACATAAAACATTAAGAGGACCAAGGGGAGGCGCAATCCTTTGTAAAGAGAAGTATGCAAAAATCATTGATAAAGCGATTTTTCCTGGATTACAAGGGGGACCTCTCATGCATGTGATTGCTGCTAAAGCAGTGGCTTTCAAGGAAGCATTAGAACCAGGCTTTAAAGCATATCAGGAACAAGTGATAAAAAATGCAAAGGCCCTTGGAGAAGAATTAAAGAAACAAGGATTTGATTTAGTATCTGATGGAACAGATACTCACTTATTATTAATCGATTTACGAAATAAAAATATTACTGGTAAAGATGCCGAGAGATTGTTTGATGAAGTAGGCATCACAGTGAATAAGAATACAATTCCCTTTGACCCACAGAGTCCATTTGTAACAAGTGGGATTAGGATTGGTACACCAGCGGTCACAACTAGAGGGATGAAGGAAGAAGAAATGAAAAAGATCGCAGGGGTTATGAATATCATAATAGACCATCCTGAAAAGGTATCAGAGGCTCAAAAAGTAGTAGATGAATTATGTAATCAATTTAAACTGTATGAATAA
- a CDS encoding threonine/serine exporter family protein has product MIHGLNHFVYAFISTIGFALLFNAPKNALLKSGLGGGLGWLTYILVNQISGSTVASTFIAALVIATTGEIFAIIGRKPITVFIIPGIIPLVPGYGLYYMMLSIIEGDSAKALTYGSDALLVAIAIAGALTIVLSLNSYRKQKQTRRSLV; this is encoded by the coding sequence ATGATCCACGGATTGAATCATTTTGTTTACGCATTTATATCTACTATCGGCTTCGCCTTATTATTTAATGCACCTAAAAACGCTTTGTTAAAATCTGGATTAGGTGGTGGATTAGGATGGCTTACTTATATCCTCGTTAACCAGATTAGTGGTTCCACCGTGGCATCGACATTCATTGCTGCTTTAGTCATTGCTACTACTGGTGAAATATTTGCTATTATTGGTAGAAAGCCCATTACCGTATTTATTATTCCTGGTATTATTCCCCTTGTTCCTGGCTATGGTTTGTATTATATGATGTTATCCATTATTGAAGGTGATTCAGCTAAGGCCCTCACTTATGGCAGTGATGCATTGCTAGTTGCAATTGCAATTGCCGGCGCTTTAACCATTGTGCTATCACTTAATTCCTATCGCAAGCAAAAACAAACAAGAAGAAGTCTAGTTTAA
- the hisS gene encoding histidine--tRNA ligase, translating to MLTKVPRGTKDVLPSESYKWHYVEKIAKDVAECFGFQEIRTPVFEHTELFERGIGETTDVVEKEMYTFEDRGKRSVTLKPEGTAPVVRSFIENKLYADAQPTKLYYITPVFRYERPQAGRYRQHHQFGIEVFGASNASIDAEVIHVAMTIYQKLGLEKLEVRINSIGCPQCKEHYNEVLKTYLSNRIDNLCGTCQSRYERNPMRIIDCKVESCQEQLTDVPLMIDYICDECRDHFEGVQNHLEAIGVPFTIDPKIVRGLDYYSKTAFEIITDEAGKKGTLCGGGRYDQLVEQCGGPATPGVGFGMGLERAILALETQGIVIPKPEGLDIFLVTMGEKAELQGFKILSELRQMGLRADQDHLSRSTKAQFKYANKLMAQYTAIIGDEELERGTVSLKNMETGEQSEISIDKIVDILRDKL from the coding sequence ATGTTAACTAAGGTACCGAGAGGAACAAAAGATGTATTACCCAGTGAGAGCTATAAATGGCATTATGTTGAAAAAATTGCCAAGGATGTTGCGGAATGCTTTGGGTTTCAAGAAATAAGAACCCCTGTCTTTGAGCATACAGAACTGTTTGAAAGAGGAATCGGAGAGACAACAGATGTCGTTGAAAAAGAGATGTATACCTTTGAAGATCGAGGTAAAAGAAGTGTAACCCTGAAGCCTGAAGGAACCGCTCCTGTGGTCAGGTCTTTTATTGAAAACAAGCTGTATGCTGATGCACAGCCAACTAAATTGTACTATATCACACCTGTATTTAGGTATGAACGACCCCAAGCAGGTCGATATCGTCAACATCACCAGTTTGGCATCGAAGTCTTTGGCGCTTCAAATGCGTCAATTGATGCAGAAGTGATACATGTGGCAATGACCATTTACCAGAAGCTAGGACTTGAAAAACTAGAAGTAAGAATTAATAGTATTGGATGCCCTCAGTGCAAAGAGCACTATAATGAGGTGTTAAAAACCTACTTAAGTAATCGTATTGACAATTTATGTGGGACTTGTCAAAGTAGATATGAACGTAATCCCATGAGAATTATCGATTGTAAGGTAGAATCCTGTCAGGAACAGCTGACAGATGTGCCATTGATGATTGACTATATCTGTGATGAGTGCCGAGATCACTTTGAGGGAGTTCAAAATCATTTAGAGGCCATTGGTGTGCCATTTACCATTGATCCCAAGATCGTAAGAGGGTTAGACTATTACAGTAAAACAGCCTTTGAGATTATTACTGACGAAGCCGGGAAAAAGGGGACACTCTGTGGTGGCGGAAGATATGATCAACTGGTTGAGCAATGTGGTGGACCTGCAACCCCTGGAGTTGGATTTGGTATGGGATTGGAAAGAGCCATCCTGGCCTTGGAGACCCAAGGAATCGTAATCCCTAAACCTGAAGGATTAGATATCTTCTTAGTAACCATGGGAGAAAAAGCTGAATTGCAAGGATTTAAAATACTAAGTGAATTGCGTCAAATGGGTTTGCGGGCTGATCAAGATCATCTCTCACGAAGCACCAAGGCTCAATTTAAGTATGCAAATAAATTAATGGCACAGTATACGGCCATCATTGGTGATGAAGAGCTAGAAAGAGGCACTGTGTCTCTGAAAAACATGGAAACAGGGGAACAAAGTGAAATAAGCATTGATAAAATTGTAGATATACTAAGAGATAAGTTATAG
- a CDS encoding tRNA threonylcarbamoyladenosine dehydratase, which produces MALHPFSRSELLIGTEGLNKLKGCTIGVFGIGGVGTFAVEALARTGVSKFILVDDDDICLTNINRQLHATRVTVGKSKVETMKQRVLEINPKAEVITYKELYNRDSAERLLDYSYDYVVDAIDMVSAKLDLIERCKNKNIPIISSMGAGNKLDPTKLEVADIYETSICPLARIMRKELRKRGIQDLKVVYSQEEPMIPLEIDSNCHTGCICPNQDRTCTTRHQIPGSVAFVPSAVGLIIASVIVRDLISC; this is translated from the coding sequence ATGGCCTTACATCCATTTTCCAGATCAGAATTATTAATTGGAACTGAAGGCTTAAATAAGCTTAAAGGTTGTACAATTGGTGTGTTTGGTATTGGCGGGGTAGGTACCTTTGCCGTTGAAGCATTAGCAAGAACAGGCGTTAGTAAATTCATCTTAGTAGATGATGACGATATTTGTCTAACCAATATTAATAGACAATTGCATGCCACAAGAGTCACAGTAGGTAAATCAAAGGTTGAAACAATGAAACAAAGGGTACTAGAGATTAATCCTAAGGCTGAAGTAATCACCTACAAGGAACTATATAATCGTGATAGTGCCGAGCGGTTACTAGATTATTCATATGATTATGTGGTTGATGCCATCGATATGGTTTCTGCTAAGCTTGATTTAATTGAGCGATGCAAAAACAAGAACATTCCAATAATCAGTAGCATGGGTGCTGGAAACAAGTTAGATCCAACAAAGCTTGAAGTAGCAGATATTTATGAGACATCCATTTGTCCATTGGCTAGAATCATGAGAAAAGAATTGAGAAAAAGAGGAATACAGGATTTAAAGGTAGTTTATTCTCAAGAAGAACCCATGATACCACTAGAGATTGATAGTAATTGTCATACAGGCTGTATTTGTCCTAATCAAGACAGAACATGTACGACTCGTCATCAAATTCCAGGCAGTGTAGCTTTTGTTCCCTCAGCAGTGGGACTGATTATTGCATCTGTTATTGTGAGAGATTTGATCAGCTGCTAG
- a CDS encoding SoxR reducing system RseC family protein, giving the protein MKQCGTVVSLEGKMAKVLMQRQASCGDCTACKMGQEEMKLEVKALNNANAQVGQRVEIDMEHQNVLAAAFIVYMIPLFALMMGIFAGNAMLSALGVENYRDLLTAFAGFIFMATSFMVIKIRENKFKTNKDFTPIISEIVE; this is encoded by the coding sequence ATGAAACAATGTGGAACAGTGGTAAGCCTAGAAGGCAAGATGGCCAAGGTGCTAATGCAAAGACAGGCAAGCTGTGGAGATTGTACAGCTTGTAAAATGGGCCAAGAAGAGATGAAGCTTGAAGTCAAAGCCCTGAATAATGCCAATGCACAAGTGGGGCAGCGTGTAGAAATTGATATGGAACATCAAAATGTTTTAGCTGCTGCTTTTATTGTATATATGATTCCTTTGTTCGCCTTAATGATGGGTATATTTGCGGGAAATGCCATGCTAAGTGCTTTGGGAGTAGAAAATTATAGAGACCTACTCACAGCCTTTGCTGGATTTATATTCATGGCAACTTCTTTCATGGTAATCAAAATTAGGGAGAACAAGTTTAAAACAAATAAGGATTTTACCCCAATCATTTCAGAAATTGTTGAATAA
- a CDS encoding DUF2325 domain-containing protein: protein MKALLVGADRLGNIPNTLESFGINEYIHWTGRKKGMRKMDIPGEIDMVIVFYDFIEHNITEIVKDKAKQGNIPCIFSRRACSDLVNRLNNCKECHFCPKMAN, encoded by the coding sequence ATGAAAGCACTATTAGTAGGAGCAGATCGGTTGGGAAATATTCCTAACACATTGGAAAGTTTTGGAATCAATGAATACATACATTGGACTGGGCGTAAGAAGGGAATGCGGAAAATGGACATCCCTGGAGAAATTGATATGGTGATTGTATTTTATGATTTTATTGAACATAATATTACAGAAATCGTAAAAGATAAAGCCAAGCAAGGAAACATTCCCTGTATCTTTTCACGAAGAGCCTGTAGTGATCTAGTGAACAGACTGAACAACTGCAAAGAATGCCATTTTTGTCCTAAGATGGCCAATTGA